One Qiania dongpingensis genomic window carries:
- a CDS encoding carbamoyl phosphate synthase small subunit: MRAFLILEDGTVFSGTSIGSAKEVISEIVFNTSMTGYLEVLTDPSYAGQAVVMTYPLIGNYGICHEDMESVRPWPDGYIVRELSRMPSNFRSEDSIQHFLESYDIPGIAGIDTRALTKILREKGTMNGMITTDEDYKLEEILPKIKAYSPSGVVRKVTCQEKYVLPGEGHRVALMDFGAKQNIARSLNERGCQVTVYPAYTAAEEILADAPDGIMLSNGPGDPKECTEIIAELKKLYETDVPIFAICLGHQLMALATGGDTYKMKYGHRGGNHPVKDLETGRVYISSQNHGYVVDTDSLDEKIAVPAFVNVNDKTNEGLAYTGKNIFTVQFHPEACPGPRDSSYLFDRFLKMMEVAR, from the coding sequence ATGAGAGCTTTTCTAATACTCGAAGACGGGACCGTCTTTTCCGGGACCAGTATTGGTTCGGCAAAGGAAGTCATCAGCGAGATCGTCTTCAACACATCAATGACTGGTTATCTGGAAGTTCTTACAGACCCCTCTTATGCCGGACAGGCAGTAGTTATGACATACCCCCTGATTGGAAACTATGGTATCTGCCACGAAGATATGGAATCCGTGAGGCCCTGGCCTGACGGTTATATTGTGCGGGAGCTCTCCAGGATGCCCAGTAATTTCAGAAGTGAGGACAGCATCCAGCATTTTTTAGAGAGTTATGATATCCCCGGTATTGCAGGAATCGATACAAGAGCTCTTACCAAGATCCTTCGTGAGAAGGGAACCATGAACGGCATGATTACCACCGACGAGGATTATAAATTGGAAGAAATCCTTCCGAAGATCAAGGCCTATTCCCCGTCTGGAGTCGTGAGGAAGGTTACATGTCAAGAAAAATATGTACTGCCGGGCGAGGGCCATAGAGTAGCGCTCATGGACTTTGGCGCGAAGCAGAATATTGCCCGTTCCCTGAATGAACGGGGCTGTCAGGTGACGGTATATCCGGCATACACGGCGGCAGAGGAGATCCTGGCGGATGCTCCCGACGGTATCATGCTCTCCAACGGTCCGGGAGATCCAAAGGAATGTACGGAGATCATCGCGGAGCTTAAAAAGCTTTACGAAACGGATGTCCCGATTTTTGCCATCTGCCTGGGCCATCAGCTTATGGCACTGGCTACCGGCGGAGATACTTATAAGATGAAATATGGGCACAGAGGCGGCAATCATCCGGTCAAGGACCTGGAGACTGGCCGTGTGTACATTTCTTCCCAGAACCATGGCTATGTGGTGGATACGGACTCCCTGGATGAAAAGATAGCAGTTCCCGCATTTGTGAACGTCAATGACAAGACAAATGAAGGACTCGCCTATACCGGGAAAAATATATTTACCGTACAGTTCCATCCAGAGGCGTGCCCCGGACCGAGAGATTCCTCGTACCTGTTTGACAGATTCCTTAAGATGATGGAGGTGGCCAGATAA
- a CDS encoding peptidoglycan-binding protein, which produces MQNDTPDSGQLLIRVNSSLNNFPISGATVSISVTGGDGQPLEQLDTDTSGQTEEITLRTPPIDYSMEPGGPRPYSEFNITVSAPGYEPQVVDGTEVLPESTALQTIRLRPLSDNEGVPSPIIIPDHTLYGEYPPKIAEPEVKPIAETGNIVLSRVVVPETIVVHDGTISNTSAPNYYVPYKDYIKNVASSEIYANWPESTITANVLAIMSFTMNRVYTEWYRNKGYDFTITSSTAYDHKWIYGRNYFESISVIVDDIFTNYLSRPDVKQPILTQYCDGQRVTCPEWMSQWGSRSLGEQGYSPIEILRYYYGQDMYINTAEQISGIPSSWPGSDLTIGSTGPKVQQLQEQLNSIASIYSAIPSITPDGIYGESTKNAVEAFQNVFGLPQTGVVDFRTWYKVSEIYVGISRIAELN; this is translated from the coding sequence ATGCAGAATGATACGCCGGACAGCGGGCAGCTGCTCATCCGTGTCAACTCTTCACTCAATAACTTCCCGATCAGCGGAGCCACAGTCAGCATCTCGGTCACCGGCGGAGACGGCCAGCCCCTGGAGCAGCTGGATACCGATACCTCCGGTCAGACAGAGGAAATCACACTCAGAACGCCTCCCATCGATTACAGCATGGAGCCCGGCGGACCTCGTCCATACTCCGAATTCAACATAACGGTCTCCGCTCCCGGTTATGAACCCCAGGTGGTAGACGGCACAGAAGTGCTTCCGGAGAGCACAGCCCTTCAAACGATACGGCTCCGGCCTCTTTCTGATAACGAAGGAGTCCCTTCGCCTATCATCATTCCTGATCATACGCTCTATGGGGAATATCCTCCAAAGATCGCGGAGCCGGAAGTCAAACCCATTGCAGAAACCGGAAACATCGTCCTGAGCCGTGTAGTAGTTCCAGAGACCATCGTCGTTCACGACGGTACCATAAGCAATACCTCAGCTCCAAACTATTATGTACCTTATAAAGATTATATCAAAAATGTGGCTTCCAGCGAAATCTATGCCAACTGGCCGGAATCCACCATAACAGCCAACGTCCTGGCCATCATGTCCTTTACCATGAACCGGGTCTATACGGAATGGTACCGTAACAAAGGTTACGATTTCACCATTACATCTTCTACTGCTTATGACCACAAATGGATCTATGGCCGGAATTATTTTGAGAGCATTTCTGTCATTGTTGACGACATCTTCACCAACTATCTCTCAAGGCCGGATGTGAAGCAGCCAATCCTCACTCAGTACTGCGACGGCCAGCGTGTAACCTGTCCGGAATGGATGTCACAGTGGGGTTCCAGAAGTCTCGGTGAACAAGGCTATTCACCGATAGAGATCCTGCGCTACTATTATGGTCAGGATATGTACATCAATACAGCGGAGCAGATCTCCGGGATTCCCTCATCCTGGCCCGGTTCAGATCTTACCATCGGATCTACCGGTCCTAAGGTACAGCAGCTTCAGGAGCAGTTAAACAGCATTGCCAGCATCTACTCTGCGATTCCGTCCATCACTCCTGACGGGATCTATGGAGAGTCCACAAAAAATGCCGTAGAAGCGTTTCAGAATGTGTTTGGGCTCCCCCAGACGGGCGTAGTCGATTTCCGAACCTGGTATAAGGTGTCCGAAATCTATGTGGGCATTTCAAGGATTGCGGAATTAAACTGA
- a CDS encoding SH3 domain-containing protein, with amino-acid sequence MSNVTNSYCVRNDCYIEGTRLEGVKYLIVHSPSVYPAVIRAVNGSNNWFKRWNKPGVEKLVHGFIDDTGVYNFAPYSLACWQIGTTWGNRNCIGYELCELDSAAEFQKVWKNAVNHYAELCRTYGLTPDKIVGHYEAHEKGFASDHDDPAPYFRRFGKTMDDFRSDVQKKLSGGEDSDPVSGDVTVVKTYEPWAHGQVTNLKAGDTLNVRTGPGAEYPKLAAWPELAEGNEVDVLDKYSNGWVKINIQGAKGYVNSYYLLITERQSSNGQNGYTVWVGKASGLGSSRLNVRTGPGTSYGLLEAWPKLGEGNEVEVTGENGGWYQIRIENKYTGWVSKDYIKKA; translated from the coding sequence ATGAGCAATGTGACAAACAGCTATTGTGTCAGAAATGACTGTTATATAGAAGGAACCAGACTGGAAGGTGTGAAATATCTGATCGTTCACAGTCCTTCTGTCTACCCGGCTGTCATTCGGGCGGTAAATGGTTCCAATAACTGGTTCAAACGCTGGAACAAGCCAGGAGTGGAAAAATTGGTCCATGGATTCATCGATGATACGGGGGTCTATAATTTTGCGCCTTATTCTCTGGCCTGCTGGCAGATAGGGACTACTTGGGGCAACAGGAACTGTATCGGATATGAACTTTGTGAACTGGACAGTGCCGCGGAATTTCAGAAGGTCTGGAAGAATGCAGTCAATCATTATGCAGAGCTTTGCAGGACTTATGGTCTGACTCCGGATAAGATCGTGGGTCATTATGAAGCCCATGAAAAAGGCTTTGCTTCTGACCATGACGATCCGGCTCCTTATTTCAGACGTTTTGGAAAGACTATGGATGATTTCCGCTCCGATGTGCAGAAGAAACTGTCGGGCGGCGAAGACTCCGATCCGGTCTCAGGAGATGTGACTGTAGTAAAGACGTATGAGCCGTGGGCCCACGGACAGGTAACAAATCTGAAAGCGGGAGACACCTTGAATGTCCGTACAGGCCCGGGCGCAGAGTATCCGAAGCTGGCAGCCTGGCCGGAGCTGGCAGAGGGAAATGAAGTAGATGTTTTAGATAAGTATAGCAATGGATGGGTGAAAATCAACATCCAGGGTGCAAAGGGTTATGTCAATTCCTATTATCTCTTAATTACGGAACGTCAATCTTCCAATGGACAGAACGGTTATACCGTATGGGTGGGAAAAGCTTCGGGTCTTGGAAGCTCCCGTCTGAATGTGAGAACTGGTCCCGGCACCAGCTACGGGCTGCTGGAAGCCTGGCCGAAACTTGGAGAGGGAAATGAAGTGGAGGTTACAGGAGAAAACGGCGGCTGGTATCAGATCAGAATAGAGAACAAATATACGGGCTGGGTCAGCAAAGATTATATCAAGAAGGCCTAG
- a CDS encoding phage holin family protein, whose amino-acid sequence MDFGTIGNVVGITVICYLAAMAVRATTLDNKWIPVICGLTGGILGAVGMRFMPNYPADDYISAIAVGIVSGLAATGSHQIYKQMSKKQDCGKKDDVSGQITAEDGGSDAGK is encoded by the coding sequence ATGGATTTTGGGACAATTGGCAATGTGGTGGGAATCACGGTCATCTGCTATCTGGCAGCAATGGCAGTGAGGGCTACGACTCTTGACAATAAATGGATTCCAGTCATATGTGGTCTGACTGGCGGGATATTGGGAGCGGTCGGCATGCGTTTTATGCCGAACTATCCGGCGGACGACTATATTTCGGCGATTGCCGTAGGGATCGTCTCTGGACTGGCTGCGACGGGAAGCCATCAGATATATAAGCAAATGTCGAAAAAGCAGGACTGCGGAAAAAAGGATGATGTTTCCGGACAGATAACAGCGGAAGATGGCGGTTCGGATGCCGGCAAATAA